A portion of the Esox lucius isolate fEsoLuc1 chromosome 20, fEsoLuc1.pri, whole genome shotgun sequence genome contains these proteins:
- the dyrk1b gene encoding dual specificity tyrosine-phosphorylation-regulated kinase 1B isoform X1 → MVITSSVEEKPQPSNRMVANLPTESWINNPEQSRYLPTQSHLLRKPTKSGSSSGCKPPSSTLCQPAALGFSPAEPTMSSQHSHPSFSNIHSMAEQQQVLSDMTILQRRIPPSFRDPAIAPLRKLSVDLIKTYKHINEVYYTKKKRRAQQVPPEDSSTKKERKVYNDGYDDDNYDYIVKNGEKWLDRYEIDSLIGKGSFGQVVKAYDHHEQEWVAIKIIKNKKAFLNQAQIELRLLELMNKHDTEMKYYIVHLKRHFMFRNHLCLVFELLSYNLYDLLRNTNFRGVSLNLTRKFAQQLCTALLFLATPELSIIHCDLKPENILLCNPKRSAIKIVDFGSSCQLGQRIYQYIQSRFYRSPEVLLGMPYDLAIDMWSLGCILVEMHTGEPLFSGSNEVDQMNKIVEVLGVPPNHMLDQAPKARKYFDKLSDGLWTVKKNKDIKKVLYPSASEYKPPATRRLHEILGVETGGPGGRRAGEQGHAPCDYLKFKDLILRMLDYDPKTRITPFYALQHNFFKKTTDEGTNTSSSTSTSPAMDHSHSTSTTSSVSSSGTGHSSGSSGSSNDNRNYRYSNRYYNSAVTHSDYEMQSPQAPSQQQLRLWPGGEGGMGPLSNSGSSGGDPPYPQLLLHKPAATQHSRHFLGGGGIGGMMEPHHPHPIYGGHHGNGRGLRQTGQGNQPQGQASQGQPLMPISSPQMPDSIELSLTHHHHLGPSSIMPPPSSLDSSQYGSSNLHLGLSAFRTRTVMAPQPPPAGSQQQLAQPPASQDSLVAASGLGYIPPCYPGSNNNNNPPQGSVVGGGMLTGGPTPRGVGGGVGRPDSEESAMIGVCGSGGGGGQNAANS, encoded by the exons ATGGTGATCACTTCGTCAGTGGAGGAGAAGCCGCAGCCTTCTAACAGAATGGTTGCAAACTTGCCAACCGAATCTTGGATTAACAACCCGGAGCAAAGTCGCTACTTACCAACTCAGTCACACCTACTCCGGAAACCAACAAAAA GTGGAAGCAGCTCAGGATGCAAGCCCCCCTCCTCTACCCTCTGCCAGCCTGCCGCCTTGGGCTTCTCCCCCGCTGAGCCAACCATGTCGAGCCAGCACAGCCACCCCTCCTTCAGCAACATCCACTCCATGGCCGAACAGCAGCAG GTGCTGTCTGATATGACCATACTGCAGAGGAGGATCCCCCCAAGTTTTCGAGATCCCGCCATCGCCCCGCTTAGAAAACTCTCTGTCGATCTGATCAAGACTTACAAGCACATCAATGAG GTTTACTACACAAAGAAGAAGAGACGGGCCCAGCAGGTGCCCCCAGAGGACTCGAGCACTAAAAAGGAGCGGAAGGTATACAATGACGGCTACGACGACGATAACTATGACTATATCGTCAAGAATGGGGAGAAGTGGCTGGACCGCTACGAGATCGATTCGCTCATCGGCAAGGGCTCCTTTGGACAG GTTGTGAAAGCCTACGACCACCACGAACAGGAGTGGGTGGCCATCAAGATCATAAAGAACAAGAAAGCCTTCCTGAATCAGGCCCAAATAGAGCTGCGGCTGCTGGAGCTCATGAACAAACACGACACTGAGATGAAATACTACATAG TCCACCTAAAGAGGCACTTCATGTTCCGGAACCACCTGTGCCTGGTGTTCGAGTTACTCTCCTACAACCTGTACGACCTCCTTCGCAACACCAACTTCCGTGGCGTTTCTCTCAACCTGACCAGGAAGTTTGCCCAGCAACTGTGCACGGCGCTGCTGTTCCTGGCCACGCCCGAGCTCAGCATCATCCACTGCGACCTCAAGCCTGAGAACATCCTCCTGTGCAACCCCAAGAGGAGTGCCATCAAGATCGTGGACTTTGGCAGTTCCTGTCAACTGGGCCAGAGG ATCTACCAGTACATCCAGAGTCGGTTCTACAGGTCTCCGGAGGTGTTGCTGGGCATGCCCTATGACCTGGCCATCGACATGTGGTCCCTAGGGTGCATCCTGGTGGAGATGCACACGGGAGAACCCCTCTTCAGCGGCTCAAATGAG GTGGATCAGATGAATAAGATAGTGGAGGTGTTGGGAGTCCCTCCCAATCACATGCTGGATCAGGCTCCCAAAGCACGGAAGTACTTTGACAAGCTGTCTGACGGCCTCTGGACCGTCAAGAAGAACAAGGACATAAAGAAGGTACTTTACCCCTCGGCCTCC GAGTACAAACCTCCTGCAACACGGAGGCTCCATGAAATCCTGGGCGTGGAGACTGGAGGACCTGGTGGGAGGCGGGCCGGAGAGCAGGGACACGCTCCCTGCGATTACCTGAAGTTTAAGGACCTGATCCTGCGTATGCTGGACTATGACCCCAAGACGCGCATCACGCCCTTCTACGCGTTGCAGCACAACTTCTTCAAGAAGACAACGGACGAggggaccaacaccagcagctccacctccaccagcccAGCCATGGACCACAGCCACTCCACCTCCACTACCAGCTCAGTGTCCAGCTCCGGTACGGGACACAGCA GTGGATCTAGTGGTTCTTCTAATGACAACCGGAATTACCGGTACAGCAACCGGTACTACAACAGTGCAGTAACTCACTCAGACTACGAGATGCAGAGTCCACAG GCTCCATCTCAGCAGCAGCTGCGCCTCTggccaggaggagagggaggcatGGGTCCCCTGTCCAACAGTGGCAGTAGCGGTGGCGACCCCCCATATCCCCAGCTGCTGCTGCACAAGCCGGCGGCCACACAGCACTCGCGCCACTTCCTGGGAGGTGGAGGCATCGGGGGCATGATGGAACCCCACCATCCGCACCCCATCTATGGCGGTCATCATGGCAATGGGCGGGGTCTGCGGCAGACTGGGCAGGGGAACCAGCCCCAGGGCCAGGCTTCGCAGGGCCAACCCTTGATGCCCATCTCCTCCCCTCAGATGCCAGACAGCATCGAGCTCAGcctcacccaccaccaccatctggGTCCGTCTTCCATCATGCCACCCCCATCGAGCTTGGACTCCAGCCAGTATGGTTCCTCCAACCTCCACCTGGGCCTCTCTGCCTTTCGGACTAGGACGGTTATGGCCCCTCAGCCGCCCCCCGCCGGCTCCCAGCAACAGTTGGCTCAGCCTCCAGCCTCTCAGGACAGCTTGGTCGCTGCCTCTGGGCTTGGATACATCCCCCCATGCTACCCGGGcagtaacaacaataacaacccTCCCCAGGGTAGCGTGGTTGGGGGCGGGATGCTCACAGGGGGGCCCACACCCAGAGGAGTAGGGGGTGGTGTGGGGAGGCCGGATTCTGAGGAGTCTGCCATGATAGGTGTGTGCGGCAGTGGAGGAGGTGGCGGTCAGAATGCAGCCAACTCTTGA